A genome region from Cognatishimia activa includes the following:
- the lpxD gene encoding UDP-3-O-(3-hydroxymyristoyl)glucosamine N-acyltransferase, protein MTSYSVKDIANAVGAEAVGAVDLLVTGVAEPQDAGVGDLALAMKPIFAENLSEGAAKVAMLWPDADWQALGLEAAILPDRGRFAMASVTEMYDLGHGFHQGIHPSAVVSPEAQLGADVSVGPLTVIEAGAVIGDSSVIGPQCYIGMDAQIGANAFLRDHVSIAARVKIGANFICQPGARIGGDGFSFVTPEKNQVEDAREALGQSSIESRQSWARIHSIGAVTIGDDVEVGANTCIDRGTIRDTIIGNGTKLDNLVQVGHNVVVGDDCLLCGMVGIAGSSQIGNNVVLGGQTGVGDNLTIGDAVITGAGTMVLANVPKGRFMLGYPAMKMESQVEAYKGLRRLPRLFADVAKLKKAVSKPADSD, encoded by the coding sequence ATGACATCCTATAGCGTCAAAGACATCGCAAACGCCGTTGGGGCCGAGGCGGTTGGGGCCGTTGACTTGCTTGTCACCGGCGTGGCCGAGCCTCAGGATGCGGGCGTGGGCGATTTGGCGCTCGCGATGAAGCCAATATTTGCGGAAAACCTGAGCGAAGGCGCTGCAAAAGTCGCAATGCTTTGGCCTGATGCGGATTGGCAGGCCCTTGGGCTTGAGGCTGCGATCCTGCCGGATCGTGGACGGTTCGCCATGGCGTCAGTGACCGAGATGTATGATCTGGGGCATGGATTTCATCAGGGTATTCACCCGAGCGCAGTCGTCAGTCCCGAAGCGCAGCTCGGTGCGGATGTTTCCGTTGGACCTCTGACCGTGATAGAAGCCGGTGCTGTGATCGGAGATAGCTCGGTCATTGGGCCTCAGTGCTATATTGGCATGGATGCGCAGATCGGAGCGAATGCCTTCCTGCGCGACCATGTGAGCATCGCTGCGCGGGTTAAGATTGGCGCTAATTTTATCTGCCAGCCCGGCGCGCGGATTGGCGGAGACGGCTTCTCCTTTGTGACGCCTGAGAAAAATCAGGTTGAAGATGCGCGCGAGGCCTTGGGGCAGTCCTCGATAGAGAGCCGCCAGTCTTGGGCCCGCATCCATTCGATTGGAGCGGTTACCATTGGCGATGACGTCGAAGTCGGCGCAAACACTTGTATCGATCGCGGCACTATTCGCGACACGATCATCGGCAATGGCACCAAGCTCGATAACCTCGTGCAGGTCGGCCACAACGTCGTTGTCGGCGACGATTGTCTGCTCTGCGGCATGGTCGGAATCGCCGGATCGTCACAGATCGGTAACAATGTGGTCCTAGGAGGTCAGACGGGCGTTGGGGACAACCTGACGATCGGAGACGCAGTGATCACGGGGGCAGGGACTATGGTTCTGGCGAATGTTCCAAAAGGGCGCTTTATGCTGGGATATCCCGCCATGAAGATGGAAAGCCAGGTCGAAGCCTATAAGGGGCTACGCCGCCTGCCACGCTTGTTTGCTGACGTTGCAAAATTGAAGAAAGCGGTTTCAAAACCTGCGGACAGTGACTAA
- a CDS encoding L,D-transpeptidase family protein encodes MYFLRLMSNVVALALVWALSTSGVSAKSDTQVTAFMQAVAEAASADKDIAAYYRSVEFQPLWTGKGREFRERRSALFDALERSGEHGLVPEHYDIAGLKSQIRSARTKRDLGLVEVKISETFLDYARDVQTGMLVPSRIDDGLVRKVPYRDREKYLANFAASDPEKFIQSLAPKTPEYARLRKEKLLLERQLGRGGWGAPIRAKKLEPGDQGNAVVQLRDRLIRMGYLSRRVSTKFDADVQKAVQEFQEAHGLTADGVAGPSTIAELNVPAQERLKSIMVAMERERWTNMPKGERHVMVNLTDFSAKIIDNGKITFESRTVVGHRDTDRRSPEFSDIMEHMVINPTWNVPRSIATKEYLPMLQANPNAVSHLTLYDGRGRVVNRGAVDFSQFSARTFPFDIKQAPSNSNALGLVKFMFPNRHNIYLHDTPAKSLFSREVRAYSHGCIRLHKPFEFAYTLLAKQSSNPKGLFHDTLDTGRETQIDLVKKVPVHIMYRTAFTEAKGHMQYRRDVYGRDAKIWRALENEGVALPAVRG; translated from the coding sequence ATGTATTTCTTGCGTCTTATGTCAAATGTGGTGGCCTTGGCCTTGGTTTGGGCATTGTCCACATCTGGTGTTTCAGCGAAAAGCGACACACAAGTTACTGCGTTTATGCAAGCCGTCGCCGAGGCCGCTTCTGCTGACAAAGACATCGCGGCTTATTATCGAAGCGTAGAATTCCAGCCGCTCTGGACCGGCAAGGGGAGAGAGTTCCGCGAGCGCCGCAGCGCTCTGTTTGATGCCTTGGAACGATCAGGCGAACACGGTTTGGTGCCTGAGCACTACGATATTGCTGGCCTGAAATCGCAAATTCGCAGCGCGCGCACGAAGCGTGACCTCGGTTTGGTCGAAGTTAAGATTTCCGAGACCTTTTTGGACTATGCCCGCGATGTCCAGACCGGAATGCTCGTCCCGTCCCGCATTGATGACGGGCTTGTTCGCAAGGTGCCGTACCGTGATCGAGAGAAATACTTGGCAAACTTTGCAGCGAGTGACCCAGAGAAGTTCATTCAGAGCCTCGCACCAAAGACCCCGGAATATGCCCGTCTGCGTAAAGAAAAGCTTTTGCTGGAACGCCAGCTTGGCCGCGGAGGCTGGGGAGCTCCGATCCGCGCCAAGAAATTAGAGCCAGGCGATCAGGGTAACGCCGTGGTGCAACTGCGTGACCGTCTGATCCGCATGGGCTATCTGTCGCGCCGCGTCTCCACCAAGTTTGATGCTGACGTTCAAAAGGCAGTTCAGGAATTCCAGGAAGCACATGGTCTGACCGCGGATGGTGTTGCCGGACCGTCGACGATTGCCGAATTAAATGTTCCTGCCCAAGAGCGTCTCAAGTCCATTATGGTCGCGATGGAGCGTGAGCGTTGGACCAATATGCCCAAGGGCGAGCGCCATGTGATGGTGAACCTGACCGATTTCTCGGCCAAGATCATCGACAACGGCAAGATCACTTTTGAAAGCCGCACCGTCGTGGGGCACCGCGACACAGATCGCCGTAGCCCCGAGTTTTCCGACATTATGGAGCATATGGTCATCAACCCGACCTGGAATGTGCCACGTTCGATTGCGACCAAGGAATATCTGCCGATGCTGCAGGCCAATCCAAACGCGGTTAGCCATCTGACGCTTTATGATGGGCGCGGTCGGGTCGTGAACCGTGGCGCGGTGGATTTTTCGCAGTTTTCAGCCAGAACTTTCCCGTTTGATATCAAACAGGCGCCAAGCAACAGCAATGCCTTGGGGTTGGTGAAGTTCATGTTCCCGAACCGTCACAACATCTATTTGCATGACACACCGGCCAAGAGCCTCTTCTCTCGCGAAGTACGCGCCTATAGCCATGGCTGTATCCGCCTTCATAAGCCTTTTGAATTTGCTTATACTTTGCTGGCGAAACAAAGCTCTAACCCGAAGGGCTTGTTCCATGACACCCTGGACACCGGTCGTGAAACGCAGATCGATCTGGTGAAGAAGGTCCCCGTGCACATCATGTACCGAACCGCTTTCACCGAGGCGAAAGGTCATATGCAGTACCGTCGCGACGTCTATGGACGGGATGCCAAGATCTGGCGCGCTCTAGAGAATGAAGGGGTGGCTTTGCCAGCGGTTCGCGGCTAA
- a CDS encoding YcbK family protein yields the protein MLTDSSQGMTRRGLLRAFAATTVAAAPTFTNASGFLRGAGDIRRLKMYSGRTGESIDTIYWIEGKYIKDAVDEINKFMRDWRTNGVIKIDTRTVDIMAASLRLTDTNEPFMLLSGYRSPQTNAMLRRNSRGVAKNSLHMKGQAADLRLADRSVSQLARAAAACRAGGVGRYSGSNFVHVDCGPLRTWGR from the coding sequence ATGTTGACCGATAGCTCTCAGGGCATGACACGGCGCGGACTATTACGCGCCTTCGCAGCGACGACGGTTGCAGCAGCACCGACTTTCACGAATGCATCCGGATTTCTGCGTGGCGCAGGCGATATCCGTAGATTGAAAATGTACTCCGGCCGCACCGGTGAAAGCATCGACACGATCTATTGGATCGAAGGCAAATACATCAAAGACGCCGTTGATGAGATCAACAAATTCATGCGTGATTGGCGCACCAATGGCGTGATCAAAATCGACACGCGCACCGTCGACATCATGGCCGCATCCCTGCGCCTGACCGACACCAACGAACCATTTATGTTGCTCTCGGGCTATCGCAGCCCTCAGACCAACGCCATGCTGCGTCGCAACTCGCGCGGCGTTGCAAAGAACTCTCTACACATGAAAGGCCAAGCCGCCGACCTGCGCCTTGCAGATCGCTCTGTAAGCCAACTGGCCCGAGCTGCTGCTGCCTGTCGCGCGGGCGGTGTTGGCCGGTATTCCGGTTCCAACTTTGTGCATGTGGACTGCGGACCGCTCCGCACCTGGGGCCGCTAA
- a CDS encoding lyase family protein produces the protein MAVSLFQSAIYEAQFGDAELSEIFSDRAEVARMVRFERALAQVEGELGVIPKASGQAIFDGLTDASVDLAALSKGVLSSGVAVPALVSELRGQLDPEHGQYLHWGATSQDVVDTAMTLAVAEALDVVEGRLRQLIDALAAKSETYETLVVAGRTRGQIATPITLGLRIAKWTQPLIALEKTLADIRGRILLVQFGGASGGNTATAPYGPQIGAGLARALGLSAAAPWHVDRTGLVNLASWLLQISVALSKFAGDLILHMRSEIREVSAGAGGGSSTMPQKSNPVGPETIRTLASLAKAAHAGLAGAADPAEDRDGGQWPIEWALFPQIFIAVGASLAHAQVLAETLTANEDQINAILAANDGVMAEQISFMLAEHMPRPEAQALVKAASKTGKPLREALPELCGRDLDWDDLFDPQKSVAPCREIAQSIFAAR, from the coding sequence ATGGCCGTTTCACTATTTCAAAGCGCGATCTATGAGGCGCAGTTTGGCGATGCCGAGCTGTCCGAGATTTTTAGCGATCGTGCAGAGGTCGCGCGCATGGTGCGCTTTGAACGTGCGCTGGCGCAGGTTGAGGGTGAGCTGGGCGTGATCCCAAAAGCCTCGGGGCAGGCGATCTTCGATGGCCTGACTGATGCTTCGGTGGATCTGGCGGCTTTGTCCAAAGGCGTGTTGTCCTCTGGCGTGGCGGTTCCGGCTTTGGTGTCGGAATTACGCGGCCAATTGGATCCCGAGCATGGTCAATATCTGCACTGGGGCGCAACCAGTCAGGATGTAGTTGATACGGCCATGACTTTGGCGGTTGCCGAGGCTCTGGATGTGGTCGAAGGTCGGTTGCGCCAGTTGATTGATGCATTAGCCGCAAAGTCAGAGACCTATGAAACCTTGGTCGTTGCAGGCCGCACGCGCGGTCAGATCGCAACACCGATCACATTGGGGCTTCGGATCGCGAAATGGACCCAGCCCTTGATCGCGCTCGAGAAAACTCTGGCGGACATACGTGGGCGTATCCTTTTGGTGCAATTCGGTGGCGCCTCTGGAGGCAATACGGCCACGGCTCCTTACGGGCCTCAGATTGGCGCGGGTCTGGCGAGGGCGCTTGGCCTGTCCGCGGCTGCGCCATGGCATGTGGATCGCACCGGATTGGTGAACCTCGCGTCCTGGCTGTTGCAAATCTCGGTTGCCCTGTCGAAATTTGCCGGAGACCTGATCTTGCATATGCGGTCCGAGATCCGCGAAGTCAGTGCAGGGGCTGGGGGTGGGTCCTCTACGATGCCACAGAAATCCAACCCCGTTGGTCCCGAGACCATTCGCACCCTCGCGAGTCTTGCGAAAGCGGCCCATGCGGGTTTGGCTGGTGCTGCCGATCCAGCCGAGGACCGTGATGGGGGACAATGGCCGATTGAATGGGCGCTTTTTCCTCAGATCTTTATCGCAGTTGGAGCGTCCTTGGCGCATGCTCAGGTGTTGGCCGAGACGCTGACGGCGAATGAGGATCAGATTAACGCGATCCTAGCGGCCAATGATGGCGTGATGGCAGAGCAGATCAGTTTTATGTTGGCTGAGCATATGCCGCGCCCAGAGGCACAGGCTTTGGTCAAGGCGGCGTCAAAAACAGGTAAGCCTCTGCGTGAGGCTTTACCCGAACTTTGTGGACGGGATCTGGATTGGGACGATTTATTTGACCCGCAGAAGTCTGTCGCACCCTGTCGTGAGATCGCCCAGTCGATCTTTGCTGCACGCTAA
- a CDS encoding 3-keto-5-aminohexanoate cleavage protein, with translation MTKPCIICVAITGSLPKKADNPAVPISIAEQVESTQEAFEAGATIAHCHVRNADETTSSDPEKFAALKEGLEKHCPGMIVQFSTGGRSGAGTERGGMLPLAPDMASLTVGSNNFPTRVYENSPDLVDWLASEMKTYNVAPEIEAFDLSHIFQAVAMHKDGRLPRTPYVQFVMGVKNAMPVDKEVFDFYVQTLKRLSPESEWCAAGIGRHQITLNEWCIAAGGHTRTGLEDNIRLDKNTLAPSNAALVQKTVALCEKYERPVATFAQAREMLGLAKHAA, from the coding sequence ATGACCAAACCTTGCATTATCTGCGTCGCCATCACCGGCTCTTTGCCGAAAAAGGCCGACAACCCCGCTGTTCCGATTTCCATCGCGGAGCAGGTCGAAAGCACTCAGGAAGCCTTCGAGGCCGGCGCGACCATCGCCCATTGCCACGTGCGCAATGCCGACGAGACCACGTCTTCTGACCCCGAGAAATTCGCAGCCCTCAAAGAGGGGCTGGAAAAGCATTGCCCGGGTATGATCGTGCAGTTCTCGACCGGTGGCCGGTCTGGCGCAGGCACCGAGCGGGGCGGCATGCTGCCTCTGGCGCCTGACATGGCGTCTTTGACCGTGGGCTCCAACAACTTCCCGACCCGCGTTTATGAAAACAGCCCGGATTTGGTGGATTGGCTGGCGTCTGAAATGAAAACCTACAACGTGGCACCAGAGATCGAAGCCTTCGACCTCAGCCACATCTTCCAGGCGGTTGCGATGCACAAAGACGGTCGTCTGCCGCGCACCCCTTATGTGCAATTCGTGATGGGCGTGAAAAACGCGATGCCTGTGGACAAAGAGGTCTTTGATTTCTACGTCCAAACCCTCAAGCGTCTGAGCCCAGAGTCTGAGTGGTGCGCCGCTGGTATCGGCCGTCATCAGATCACGCTGAACGAATGGTGTATCGCGGCGGGTGGCCACACACGCACAGGTCTTGAGGACAACATCCGTCTGGACAAAAACACCCTCGCGCCTTCCAACGCGGCTTTGGTTCAAAAGACCGTGGCGCTTTGCGAGAAATACGAGCGTCCCGTCGCGACTTTTGCACAAGCGCGCGAGATGCTAGGCTTGGCGAAACACGCCGCATAG
- the pcaG gene encoding protocatechuate 3,4-dioxygenase subunit alpha, with protein MTSNTPEYLKETPSQTAGPYVHIGLAPGAAGFDIYKQELGWDIAGPNAKGERIRVEGVVVDGIGSPIKDVLLEAWQANSEGVYAHPECEGDVEEGFRGWGRVITDFETGEWGFDTVKPGATMGRNGRMMAPHINLWIVARGINIGLNTRIYFDDEVEANAKDPVINLIEWEKRRATLIAKRSERDGQVVYRFDVKIQGEDETVFFDI; from the coding sequence ATGACCTCGAACACTCCTGAGTATTTGAAGGAAACCCCATCCCAAACGGCGGGTCCTTATGTTCATATCGGTCTGGCCCCGGGGGCCGCTGGTTTTGACATCTATAAGCAAGAACTGGGTTGGGACATCGCAGGCCCGAACGCCAAAGGCGAACGTATTCGCGTCGAAGGCGTGGTTGTCGATGGTATCGGCTCTCCGATTAAAGACGTGCTGCTTGAGGCCTGGCAGGCCAATAGCGAAGGTGTCTATGCGCATCCGGAATGCGAAGGCGACGTCGAAGAGGGGTTCCGTGGCTGGGGCCGTGTCATCACCGACTTTGAAACCGGTGAATGGGGCTTTGACACCGTGAAACCGGGTGCCACGATGGGCCGCAATGGCCGCATGATGGCACCGCATATCAACCTGTGGATCGTGGCGCGCGGGATCAACATTGGCTTGAACACACGCATCTATTTCGACGATGAAGTCGAAGCAAACGCGAAAGACCCGGTGATCAACCTGATCGAATGGGAAAAACGTCGAGCCACGCTGATTGCGAAACGCTCGGAACGCGACGGTCAGGTGGTCTATCGCTTTGACGTCAAAATTCAGGGTGAAGACGAAACTGTCTTTTTCGACATCTAA
- the pcaH gene encoding protocatechuate 3,4-dioxygenase subunit beta, with product MYTPAEFYQRDREWHPPALTPHYKTSVSRSPQYSLISLQNSASEITGPVFGHNDIDPLDNDLLNNYAKPGENPIGPRLIVHGRVVDENGRGVPNTLVEAWQANAGGRYRHKKDTYLAPIDPNFGGCGRTLTDENGYYFFRTVKPGAYPWRNYVNGWRPAHIHFSIFGTAFAQRLITQCYFEGDPWISRCPIVKTIPDERAVDMLVAKLDENATIPLDTQCYRFDIVLRGRRSTLFENRLEGN from the coding sequence ATGTACACACCAGCCGAATTCTACCAACGTGACCGCGAATGGCACCCGCCAGCGCTGACACCGCATTATAAAACATCTGTGTCGCGCTCGCCGCAGTATTCGCTGATTTCGCTGCAGAACTCTGCGAGCGAGATCACAGGTCCGGTCTTTGGCCACAATGACATTGATCCTTTGGACAATGACCTGCTGAACAACTACGCCAAGCCCGGTGAAAACCCCATCGGCCCGCGCCTGATCGTGCATGGGCGTGTGGTGGATGAAAACGGCCGTGGTGTGCCTAACACTTTGGTCGAAGCTTGGCAGGCAAATGCAGGTGGACGCTATCGCCACAAGAAGGATACCTATCTTGCGCCAATCGATCCGAACTTTGGCGGCTGTGGTCGGACTCTGACCGACGAAAACGGCTATTATTTCTTCCGCACGGTGAAGCCCGGTGCCTACCCATGGCGCAACTATGTGAATGGCTGGCGTCCGGCGCATATCCACTTCTCGATCTTTGGCACGGCCTTTGCGCAGCGCCTGATCACACAGTGTTATTTCGAAGGCGATCCCTGGATCAGCCGCTGCCCGATCGTCAAAACCATCCCCGACGAGCGCGCGGTCGATATGCTGGTGGCGAAGCTTGACGAAAACGCGACCATCCCGCTGGACACACAATGCTATCGCTTTGACATCGTGCTGCGTGGTCGTCGCTCGACCCTGTTTGAAAACCGTCTGGAGGGCAATTGA
- the pcaC gene encoding 4-carboxymuconolactone decarboxylase: MKVRRSVLGDAHVDRAEAQKTPFDVPFQDLITEGAWGTVWASDGISKRERSMITLALLAATGNFEEIPMHIRATARTGASKQDVLEAFQHVAIYAGVPRANHALKLAKQTYAEMEDDT, encoded by the coding sequence ATGAAGGTACGCCGGTCTGTGCTGGGCGATGCTCATGTCGACCGAGCTGAGGCGCAAAAGACGCCCTTTGACGTGCCATTCCAGGACCTGATCACCGAAGGGGCCTGGGGCACGGTGTGGGCCTCGGATGGCATCAGCAAACGAGAACGTTCGATGATCACACTGGCGCTTTTGGCGGCGACCGGGAATTTTGAAGAAATCCCCATGCATATCCGCGCAACCGCCCGCACAGGTGCCAGCAAGCAAGACGTGCTTGAGGCTTTTCAGCATGTGGCGATTTATGCGGGCGTCCCCCGCGCCAACCACGCGCTGAAACTGGCGAAACAAACCTACGCTGAAATGGAAGACGACACCTAA
- the pcaD gene encoding 3-oxoadipate enol-lactonase, whose amino-acid sequence MQIAEFDNLALNWRQDGNPEGRPVVFANSLGTDFRLWDAVLPLLPTSLRYIRMDKRGHGLSSVPDGPYSIDDLAGDVAQFLDRLEVKDVFFIGLSIGGLIAQKLAYTRPDLCHSMVLSNTAAKIGTPELWNTRIDAINEGGIEVISEPTMERWFAPEFRSTPDCLAWKHMLERTHTLGYVSCCAAIADADLREEAASLTLPTYGICGSDDGATPPELTKSTLDLIAGSQFHIIDGTGHLPCVEKPQDYAALITKFLKESGFV is encoded by the coding sequence ATGCAGATCGCAGAATTTGACAACCTGGCACTCAATTGGCGGCAAGATGGTAATCCCGAGGGCCGTCCGGTGGTGTTCGCAAACTCACTTGGCACAGATTTCCGCCTTTGGGATGCGGTGCTGCCGCTGCTGCCGACATCTCTGCGGTATATCCGCATGGACAAACGTGGGCATGGGCTCTCATCAGTCCCTGACGGTCCTTATTCGATTGACGACTTGGCCGGTGATGTTGCGCAGTTTCTGGACCGGTTGGAAGTCAAGGATGTCTTTTTCATTGGTCTCTCGATTGGCGGTCTGATTGCGCAGAAGCTGGCCTATACGCGGCCGGATCTGTGTCACTCGATGGTGTTGTCCAACACGGCAGCCAAGATCGGCACGCCCGAGCTGTGGAACACCCGCATTGATGCGATCAATGAGGGTGGCATCGAAGTAATTTCAGAGCCAACCATGGAACGCTGGTTCGCGCCAGAATTCCGCTCGACGCCAGATTGTCTGGCTTGGAAGCACATGCTCGAGCGAACCCATACGCTGGGGTATGTTTCCTGCTGCGCGGCCATCGCCGATGCGGATCTGCGCGAAGAGGCCGCGAGCCTGACCCTGCCGACCTATGGCATTTGCGGGTCAGACGATGGGGCGACGCCGCCAGAGCTTACGAAATCCACCTTGGACCTGATCGCAGGATCTCAGTTCCATATCATCGACGGCACGGGCCATCTGCCCTGTGTTGAGAAGCCGCAAGACTATGCGGCGCTTATCACAAAGTTTCTGAAGGAGAGCGGATTTGTCTGA
- the pcaQ gene encoding pca operon transcription factor PcaQ, with amino-acid sequence MSFSATYFPKTETMIDRRIKFRHIQCFVEIAQTGSFKRAAETLFLTQPAISKTLKELEDILGCNLMERSRAGVSLTTDGARFLQYAQMALASLQQGLQDLGNEKDTQTETLAIGALPSVTAKLLPAVSKRLSQDPHPFTLRILDGPHKFLLDKLVTGEIDMLLGRMGDHRDMVGLNFSLLYREKISFIVRKGHPFLKDATLEGLKDWPIIYPDRNAAIRPSVDRFMVERGISDLYRRVETVSGAFGRRYVAESDAIWIISDGVAASEVDAGRLERLPFDTDTTLGPIGIVTREDWDLSHPARIFRRALRETVEDLGL; translated from the coding sequence ATGAGTTTTTCCGCAACTTACTTTCCAAAAACAGAAACTATGATCGACCGCCGCATCAAATTCCGCCACATCCAATGCTTTGTGGAAATCGCCCAGACCGGCAGTTTTAAACGCGCCGCGGAAACACTGTTTTTGACGCAGCCCGCGATCTCAAAGACCCTCAAGGAACTTGAAGACATTCTGGGGTGCAACCTTATGGAGCGAAGCCGAGCGGGCGTCAGCCTTACCACAGACGGCGCGCGCTTCCTGCAATATGCGCAAATGGCACTGGCCAGCTTGCAACAGGGGTTGCAGGACCTTGGCAACGAAAAAGACACGCAAACCGAGACCCTCGCCATAGGGGCGTTGCCTTCGGTGACGGCTAAACTCTTACCCGCGGTCTCTAAACGCCTATCTCAAGACCCCCACCCCTTCACCCTACGCATTCTGGACGGCCCGCATAAATTTCTTTTGGACAAGCTTGTGACGGGCGAGATCGACATGCTCTTGGGGCGCATGGGGGATCACCGCGATATGGTGGGGCTCAATTTCTCTCTGCTCTATCGCGAAAAGATTAGCTTCATTGTGCGCAAAGGCCATCCGTTTCTAAAGGATGCGACTTTAGAAGGCTTAAAAGACTGGCCCATCATCTATCCCGACCGCAACGCCGCGATCAGGCCCAGCGTGGACAGGTTTATGGTCGAACGCGGGATATCTGATCTCTACCGCCGTGTGGAAACCGTTTCCGGCGCATTCGGACGGCGTTATGTGGCGGAAAGCGATGCGATCTGGATTATTTCAGACGGCGTTGCCGCGAGCGAAGTGGACGCAGGCCGCCTGGAACGTCTACCGTTTGACACTGATACCACTTTGGGACCCATCGGCATCGTCACCCGCGAAGATTGGGACCTCAGCCACCCTGCCCGCATCTTCAGACGCGCACTGCGCGAGACGGTCGAGGATCTTGGACTGTAA
- a CDS encoding cysteine desulfurase, producing MFDINKIRQDFPILAREVNGKPLTYLDNGASAQKPQVVIDAVTRGYAEEYANVHRGLHYLSNLATEKYEAVRGTIAKFLNVKDPDEIVLNSGTTEGINLVAYGWAMEHLSAGDEIVLSVMEHHANIVPWHFLRERMGVVLKWVDIAEDGSLDPQRVVDAISDKTKLVAITQCSNVLGTVVDVKTITSEAHARGVPVLVDGSQGAVHMPVDVEDLGCDFYAITGHKLYGPSGSGAIYIKRDRMKEMRPFIGGGDMIKEVTQDAVIYNDPPMKFEAGTPGIVQTIGLGVALEYLMEIGMENVARHENDLRDYALERFKTLNWLNVQGQAPGKAAIFSLTLDGAAHAHDISTILDKRGVAVRAGHHCAGPLMERLGVTATCRASFGMYNTKDEVDTLVDALELANELLA from the coding sequence ATGTTTGATATCAACAAAATCCGCCAAGACTTTCCGATCCTCGCGCGCGAGGTGAACGGGAAACCGCTGACCTATCTGGACAATGGTGCCTCTGCGCAGAAGCCGCAGGTGGTGATTGATGCGGTGACCCGCGGCTACGCCGAGGAATACGCCAATGTGCACCGCGGGCTGCACTATCTGTCCAACCTCGCGACCGAAAAGTATGAAGCCGTGCGCGGTACCATTGCAAAGTTTCTCAATGTCAAAGACCCGGACGAGATCGTTCTGAACTCTGGCACCACCGAGGGCATCAACCTTGTGGCCTACGGTTGGGCGATGGAGCATCTGAGCGCGGGTGACGAGATCGTCCTGTCGGTGATGGAGCACCACGCCAATATTGTACCGTGGCATTTCCTGCGAGAACGCATGGGCGTTGTGCTGAAATGGGTCGATATAGCCGAAGATGGCAGTCTGGACCCGCAACGCGTGGTCGACGCTATCTCGGACAAGACCAAGCTGGTGGCGATCACCCAGTGTTCTAACGTTCTGGGTACAGTTGTTGACGTCAAAACCATCACGAGTGAGGCCCACGCGCGTGGCGTACCGGTTTTGGTGGATGGCTCGCAAGGCGCGGTTCATATGCCGGTCGATGTCGAAGATCTGGGCTGTGATTTTTATGCGATCACCGGCCACAAGCTTTATGGGCCGTCGGGGTCTGGTGCGATCTACATCAAGCGCGACCGCATGAAAGAGATGCGCCCGTTTATTGGCGGTGGGGACATGATCAAAGAGGTCACGCAGGATGCCGTGATCTACAACGATCCGCCGATGAAGTTCGAAGCAGGCACGCCGGGCATCGTGCAGACCATCGGTCTGGGCGTGGCGCTGGAATACCTCATGGAGATCGGCATGGAGAATGTCGCGCGTCATGAGAACGACTTGCGCGACTATGCGTTGGAACGGTTCAAGACATTGAATTGGCTCAATGTTCAGGGTCAGGCGCCGGGCAAGGCGGCGATTTTTAGCCTGACGTTGGATGGTGCGGCACATGCGCATGATATCTCGACCATCCTCGACAAACGCGGCGTGGCTGTGCGGGCAGGGCACCATTGCGCAGGCCCTCTGATGGAACGATTGGGTGTCACAGCGACATGCCGTGCGAGCTTTGGTATGTACAACACCAAAGACGAGGTCGACACTTTGGTTGATGCTCTGGAGCTGGCCAACGAACTGCTGGCGTAA